Within Pseudomonadota bacterium, the genomic segment CTCAGCGCAAGCAAGGCCACCAGGGGTGCCCCCGCGGCGCGGGTGGAGCTGACGCCTCGTGAGCGACCGCGGAATGGGGTGTTCGCCACAGAGGAGAGGCTCCGCTGGTCATTGAATTTCATTGCGTCTGTCGCTCCTTCGCAACGTGGGCTTCGCGTGGTGGGCCGCCGTCTTCGCGGCGGGCAGGCGTCCCGCGACACTCACCCTATCGGACGAGGGCAGGGTACAATTAAGTGCCTTAAGCGAACACGAAGGAGCGGAAACGCTTGCAACTCGCATCACCGGCATGGCTCGAGCCAGATCTGTGCGTTCTCGAGGAGTGGGAGGCTTTTCGAAGCTCCCTGGTCCAGCTGGTCTCCACGGGCGGAGGTCAGCGCAGCACGATCATCTGCGGTCTCCCCGACGCTGCGCGTCGCACGTTCGAGCGCGACCTGCGGGTGGCGCAGCGCGAGAACGCGTCGCCCGTGCACATGCTGACCCGCTCCGCAGATCTGAAGCTCGACGTGCTGCCCGGTCTTCTGGCTGCGCGCATCGCCGACGCTCCCCCTGACGAGCCGCTGGGGGTCTGTTTCTTTCACGACATGGCGTGGACCGCCGAGCGATACACCATCGACGAGATCGTCGAGTACCAGCAGCAGATGGCGGCGCTCCGCCGTGACTACCCGATTCAGATGGTGCATCTGTATCCTCCGACGTCGTTTGACAGCAAGGCGCTCTGGTACTGCACTCGAATCCATCGCGCCATCTGGACCGGAGAGTCGCCCTGCGAGAACTTCTACTACATGCCGCGCCCAGCGCCGCCGTCGTTCGAGGGTTTCTCGTTTGAGGAAGACCTGAAGCGCTGCCTGGGCTTCCTTCAGCGGCAGACGCGCATGCGTGCCGAGCTCGTGGGGCGGGTTGTGGAGACCGAGTCCCTGCTCGAGGAGCGCGTGGCCGAGCTGCACGCGCTCAACCGGCTGGCGCGCATCCTGGCTCACTCGCAAGATCTCGATGAGATACTTCGTGAGGCGCTGGGTCGCGTCATCGAGATGCTGGGCATGGACGCCGGCGGCATCTATGTGTTCGGAGACGAGGGGGCGTCAGAGACACGGCATCAAGCGCTGCTCCCGGTGAAGCCGTTCTCCGACAAGGCGCTCACCACGTTCCATGAGGCCGTGCAGCGGCAGTCTCCAGGGGGGCGCATCTGGTGGACCAGCGATGTGTCAGACACCAATGACGCCTTTCTTCCAACGGGAAGCCCGGTGCGTTCGTTCCTCGTGGCGCCGCTCAAGTTCAGCGGAGAGACGGTGGGGGTTCTCGAGGTGGTGGGAAGCGAGGCGCACGCCTTCTCGCTTCAAGAGATCCACCTGGTCGAGAACGCCCGCCTGCACGAGAAGCACCTGCAGGCCGAGACGGCCGAGCTCAACCTGCGCCAGCAGCTTCTCGACCGTGAGCATCGTGCCCCGTCTGACGAGATTGTCGACGGCGTTCTCGGGCGCGTCGAGATTGCGCTGGCAGCCGCTCAGGACAGCCTCGCCGTCGTGCTGGCAACCCGTGCTGATGATGCCGTCGGTGAGCGGGTCGAGGCGGCGCGCTCTGATCTCTCCCGCATCGGGCGGCTCCTGGAAGAGTTCCAGGCGCTCGGGGGGGGCGGTCTAGCGAGTGCGAGCGTCGAGCTCGATGTCGTGCTGGGAACGTGTCTCGAGCGGCGGAGACTGGCGCTCGATGAGGCCGCGGTCGACGTGCAGGTGCAGTCTGCCCAGGGGGTTCCTCCCGTCACGGCAGACGCAGGTGATCTCGAGCGCCTGTTCCTCACGCTTCTCGATCAGGCGGTAGCGGCGGGGGGCAAGAAGGTTTTGATCTCTCTCGATGTCGAGGGGCGGGAGGCGGTGGTCACCGTTGAAGACGACGGCACTCCCTTTGCCGCAAGCGACGTGGCCCACGCCTTCGAGCCCTTTCGTCCGGTGCGCGGAACCCTCGTGGGAGAGGGGTTGGCGCTGGCGGGCTGCGCGCGCATCGTCAAGCGGCACGGCGCCACCATCGAGGTGCAGCGGTCAGCAGAGAAGACGCGCTTCATCGTGCGGTTTCCCGTGACGGTCGAGCGAAAGCCCTCTGCTTCGGGCGGCAAGCGCGGAGCCTCTGACGACCTGGCGCAGTCTGGAATCCGCTGAGTCGATGCCGTCGCGCACGAATCCGTTCAACATCGCCCCTCCGAGCCTCGTTGACGTGTCCGCGGGTGCCGATGAACGGATCACGGTTCTGCAGGCACACGAATATCCCATCGTGACGGAGGGGATTCGCCTCATTCTTGAAGCGCAGACAGACCTGCAGGTGATCGCGCAGGTGCACGATGGGGTCGAGGCGGTCGACGCGTGCGTAAAGTTCAGGCCCAAGGTGGCCTTGCTCTCCGACATGCTGCCCTCCTTGTCCGGATTCGAGGCGGCACGTCAGATCAAGCAGAAGGTACCGACGTGCAACGTGGTGTTCCTCGCGAAGGCCTCCACCGGAGACATGGTGGCGCGCGCGCTTCGGGCGGGCGCGACGGGCTACGTGCTCAAGACGTCGTCGGCCGCTGAGCTCGTCGACGCCATACGCAACGCGGCGCGCTCGGTCACGCACTTCTCCCCCACCATCGCCAACCAGATCGTCAATGACTATGTGCGGCTTCTCCAGACAGAAGACGAGAGCGATCCCTACCTGCTGCTCACCGAGGGAGAGCGACACGTGCTTCAGATGGTGGCCGAGGGGTATACCGGGCCTCAGATCGCCAGCCGCCTCTACATCACGTCGAAATCGGTTGAGAAGACCCGCCAGCGCATCATGAAGAAGCTCGACGTTCGTGACGTCGCGGGCCTCGTTCGCGCGGCGATTCGAAT encodes:
- a CDS encoding sensor histidine kinase, whose translation is MQLASPAWLEPDLCVLEEWEAFRSSLVQLVSTGGGQRSTIICGLPDAARRTFERDLRVAQRENASPVHMLTRSADLKLDVLPGLLAARIADAPPDEPLGVCFFHDMAWTAERYTIDEIVEYQQQMAALRRDYPIQMVHLYPPTSFDSKALWYCTRIHRAIWTGESPCENFYYMPRPAPPSFEGFSFEEDLKRCLGFLQRQTRMRAELVGRVVETESLLEERVAELHALNRLARILAHSQDLDEILREALGRVIEMLGMDAGGIYVFGDEGASETRHQALLPVKPFSDKALTTFHEAVQRQSPGGRIWWTSDVSDTNDAFLPTGSPVRSFLVAPLKFSGETVGVLEVVGSEAHAFSLQEIHLVENARLHEKHLQAETAELNLRQQLLDREHRAPSDEIVDGVLGRVEIALAAAQDSLAVVLATRADDAVGERVEAARSDLSRIGRLLEEFQALGGGGLASASVELDVVLGTCLERRRLALDEAAVDVQVQSAQGVPPVTADAGDLERLFLTLLDQAVAAGGKKVLISLDVEGREAVVTVEDDGTPFAASDVAHAFEPFRPVRGTLVGEGLALAGCARIVKRHGATIEVQRSAEKTRFIVRFPVTVERKPSASGGKRGASDDLAQSGIR
- a CDS encoding DNA-binding response regulator; its protein translation is MPSRTNPFNIAPPSLVDVSAGADERITVLQAHEYPIVTEGIRLILEAQTDLQVIAQVHDGVEAVDACVKFRPKVALLSDMLPSLSGFEAARQIKQKVPTCNVVFLAKASTGDMVARALRAGATGYVLKTSSAAELVDAIRNAARSVTHFSPTIANQIVNDYVRLLQTEDESDPYLLLTEGERHVLQMVAEGYTGPQIASRLYITSKSVEKTRQRIMKKLDVRDVAGLVRAAIRMGIVQE